A genomic segment from Lignipirellula cremea encodes:
- a CDS encoding PQQ-dependent sugar dehydrogenase gives MHLFLLAIVFYTAVCASSLPALAAEPDDPALLAAYRDAAMNSGDAARGATVFASKQAACIKCHAVAGKERMAGPDLAVIGDKYTREQLIQAVLEPSLTIHPDYAAHVFRTTNGKVYTGVLRRRTDQEIQLLDAEGKLVRIPLAEVDEQQPSKNSLMPAAVYKTVEVDAFADLIAYLTTLKQQEGDPHPGMPSVIQELAKPIRLTPLHTEQMRFDHPVCIMAKPGAQNQFLIVEQKTRKIWLLEKNSQGDRKELFADLSSESLTGEFEGVMCLAFHPNFLKNRKYYLNYHVREEGIFSPVIVERQATEDLSCDAGGVSKRLLRIKQPTDLHWGGMVAFGPDGYLYIGAGDGGPQEDPDGNGQNLSNFLGKILRIDVDHASAGKPYAIPQTNPFKKAADGALPEIWAYGMRMPWRFSWDAKTGDLWVGNIGQDLFEEVLIARVGENHGWNVYEGFMPFSEQYRREDEKYVPPVVSYRRKYGVSVTGGYVYRGSRSPSYVGAYIFGDFESKRLWALTQKDGKLDKIRQIGVCPEKPASFGIDSEGELFVVGYQGTIYRLLLEDSVFE, from the coding sequence ATGCACCTTTTTTTATTGGCGATCGTTTTTTATACAGCCGTCTGCGCGAGCAGTCTGCCGGCGCTGGCGGCCGAACCCGATGACCCGGCCCTGCTCGCTGCGTATCGCGATGCGGCGATGAACTCAGGCGACGCCGCCCGAGGCGCGACGGTGTTTGCATCCAAGCAGGCGGCCTGTATCAAATGCCACGCTGTGGCCGGCAAAGAGCGGATGGCCGGTCCCGATCTGGCAGTGATCGGCGACAAGTACACGCGCGAGCAACTCATCCAAGCGGTTCTTGAGCCAAGCCTCACCATTCATCCGGACTATGCCGCGCACGTGTTCCGCACCACCAACGGCAAGGTTTACACAGGCGTGCTGCGCCGGCGAACCGACCAGGAGATACAACTGCTCGACGCCGAAGGCAAACTGGTGCGGATTCCGTTGGCCGAAGTCGATGAGCAGCAACCGAGCAAGAATTCGCTCATGCCGGCCGCAGTCTATAAGACCGTCGAAGTCGACGCGTTCGCCGATTTGATCGCCTATCTGACGACGCTCAAGCAGCAAGAAGGCGATCCGCATCCGGGCATGCCGTCGGTAATTCAGGAACTCGCTAAGCCGATTCGCCTCACGCCGCTGCATACGGAGCAGATGCGATTCGATCATCCTGTGTGCATCATGGCCAAGCCGGGCGCGCAGAATCAGTTTTTGATCGTCGAGCAAAAAACTCGCAAGATTTGGCTGCTGGAAAAGAACTCCCAAGGCGACCGCAAAGAACTGTTCGCCGATCTCAGCTCAGAATCGCTTACAGGCGAGTTCGAAGGGGTGATGTGCCTGGCCTTTCACCCGAACTTTCTGAAGAACCGCAAATACTATCTGAACTACCATGTGCGCGAGGAAGGCATTTTCTCCCCGGTCATTGTCGAACGCCAGGCGACGGAGGATTTGAGCTGCGACGCGGGCGGCGTTTCCAAGCGTCTCCTGCGCATCAAGCAGCCGACTGATCTGCACTGGGGCGGCATGGTGGCGTTCGGCCCCGACGGATACTTGTACATTGGCGCCGGCGACGGCGGGCCGCAGGAAGACCCCGACGGCAACGGTCAAAACCTCAGCAATTTTCTGGGGAAGATTCTGCGGATTGATGTCGATCATGCCAGCGCGGGAAAACCGTACGCGATCCCTCAAACCAATCCCTTCAAAAAAGCCGCCGACGGCGCACTGCCGGAGATCTGGGCCTATGGCATGCGGATGCCGTGGCGGTTTAGTTGGGATGCCAAGACAGGCGACCTGTGGGTCGGCAATATCGGCCAAGATCTGTTTGAAGAGGTGCTCATCGCCCGGGTCGGCGAAAACCACGGCTGGAATGTCTATGAGGGCTTCATGCCGTTCTCGGAACAGTATCGTCGCGAAGACGAAAAGTACGTTCCGCCTGTCGTTTCCTATCGCCGTAAATACGGCGTCTCGGTGACGGGCGGGTATGTTTACCGCGGAAGTCGCAGTCCTTCTTATGTCGGCGCTTATATCTTCGGCGACTTCGAATCGAAGCGGCTCTGGGCTCTCACGCAAAAGGACGGCAAACTCGACAAGATCCGCCAGATCGGCGTCTGCCCCGAAAAACCCGCCTCGTTCGGCATCGACAGCGAAGGCGAACTCTTCGTCGTCGGTTACCAAGGAACCATCTACCGCCTGTTACTCGAAGATTCGGTCTTCGAGTAA
- a CDS encoding DUF1501 domain-containing protein: MDVRLFPDASPSRRDLLAASGSFGLLALAGLMSDRAYAEPLAPAGAQFPAKAKNVIFCFMDGGPSHVDTWDYKPALARHHGEKIGAGAVSKLSQSKADRVWLGSPWKFQQRGDSGLWASDLLPHLAAAADDLCVVRSLVGIQPLHGQQSLLLHTGRVTGQAPSLGSWVLYGLGTENQNLPGYVLLNNDWIPNGGFENFASAFLPATTGATLLRPRGATVDNIVPADSAAIQRRKLSLLREQDEELAASSAEGQAIEAAIDNYETAFRMQSAIPQLADVRDESESTRRLYGLDRQNEHQKYYSLQCLRARRLVEAGVRFVEITCPLTHSNNSPWDQHSQLQKHHGENARITDQPVAALLADLKQRGLLDETLIVWAGEMGRTPHTTKISDGCGRDHHVNGYSIFLAGGGFRGGQAYGETDDFGNAVAADPLTIHDIHATILHQLGIDHEQLTFRFGGFDVRLTGVAGQVVKKLLA, from the coding sequence ATGGATGTTCGCCTGTTTCCCGACGCATCGCCGTCCCGGCGAGATCTGCTCGCTGCTTCCGGCAGTTTCGGCCTACTGGCGTTGGCGGGGTTGATGTCAGATCGAGCCTATGCGGAGCCCTTAGCGCCGGCCGGTGCGCAATTTCCGGCCAAGGCGAAGAATGTCATTTTCTGCTTCATGGACGGCGGTCCCAGCCATGTGGATACGTGGGACTACAAGCCCGCTTTGGCCCGGCATCATGGGGAGAAAATTGGCGCCGGAGCCGTGTCCAAACTCTCGCAAAGCAAAGCCGATCGCGTCTGGCTCGGCAGTCCTTGGAAATTTCAACAACGGGGCGATAGCGGTCTTTGGGCGAGCGACCTGCTCCCCCATTTAGCCGCCGCCGCAGACGATTTGTGCGTCGTCCGTTCGCTGGTAGGCATCCAGCCGCTGCATGGGCAACAAAGTCTGCTGCTGCATACGGGCCGGGTCACCGGTCAGGCGCCAAGCCTGGGCTCCTGGGTGCTCTATGGGCTGGGAACAGAGAACCAGAACCTGCCGGGCTATGTCTTGTTGAACAACGACTGGATTCCCAACGGCGGCTTTGAGAATTTCGCTAGCGCCTTTCTGCCAGCCACCACGGGAGCGACCCTGCTGCGGCCGCGCGGAGCGACGGTCGACAACATTGTTCCCGCCGACTCTGCTGCGATCCAGCGGCGCAAGCTGTCGCTGCTTCGCGAACAAGACGAAGAACTGGCGGCCAGCAGCGCCGAGGGCCAAGCGATCGAGGCCGCCATCGACAACTACGAAACGGCGTTTCGCATGCAATCCGCGATTCCGCAACTCGCCGACGTTCGCGACGAAAGCGAGAGCACGCGGCGCCTTTACGGACTCGATCGCCAGAACGAACATCAGAAGTATTACAGCCTGCAATGCCTTCGGGCGCGGCGCCTGGTCGAGGCCGGCGTGCGGTTTGTCGAGATCACTTGCCCGCTGACGCACAGCAACAACTCGCCGTGGGACCAGCATAGCCAGTTGCAAAAACACCACGGCGAGAACGCTCGCATCACCGATCAGCCGGTCGCCGCGTTGCTAGCCGATCTGAAGCAGCGGGGACTGCTCGACGAAACGCTAATCGTTTGGGCGGGCGAAATGGGCCGTACTCCGCATACCACCAAGATCAGCGACGGTTGCGGCCGCGACCACCATGTGAACGGGTACAGCATCTTTCTTGCAGGCGGCGGCTTTCGCGGCGGCCAGGCGTACGGAGAGACCGACGACTTCGGCAATGCAGTCGCGGCCGATCCGCTGACGATCCACGATATTCATGCGACAATCCTGCATCAGCTAGGCATCGACCACGAACAGCTGACCTTCCGCTTCGGCGGCTTCGACGTCCGCCTCACCGGCGTCGCCGGCCAGGTAGTGAAAAAACTCCTGGCGTAG